From Rubidibacter lacunae KORDI 51-2, a single genomic window includes:
- a CDS encoding ABC1 kinase family protein, translated as MSALSQDSQAALASPPEPTQSAPALPPAKRSYRWNRKHYSRWRRRTDIWTFAIALIVSLQLEDKQWSYLGGYSDDKKLARRRARAAWIRESLLELGPTFIKVGQLFSTRADIFPSEYVDELAKLQDRVPAFEREQATTIVAEELGKPVEGLFRSFDPMPLAAASLGQVHRAQLHTGEEVVVKVQRPGLKQLFSIDLAILKYIAHYFQNHPRWGEGRDWLGIYDECCRILWQEADYLNEGRNADTFRRNFRRHSHVRVPRVYWRFTSLRVLTLEYVPGIKVSHYDALEAAGVDRSEVARLGAETYLQQLLYDGFFHADPHPGNLAVTPAGELIFYDFGMMGRIEANVREQLMDTLFGIAERNANRVIDSLVELGAIEPAEDMGPVRRSVQYMLDHFMDEPFEEQSVAAISEDLYEIAYNQPFRFPATFTFVMRAFSTLEGVGKGLDPHFNFMEVAQPFALELMTTGNGNNGNTILDELGRQAAQVSSTALGLPRRLEEAIDKLERGDLRVRVRSIETERILRRISGVQLGTHYAILIAAFALSATILIVHEQILLALIVVGAAAAIGFSYIRLLKRLDRWDRMP; from the coding sequence GTGTCTGCACTTTCTCAAGACTCTCAAGCCGCTCTCGCTAGCCCTCCCGAGCCGACACAGTCGGCCCCCGCACTGCCGCCGGCCAAGCGCTCCTATCGTTGGAACCGCAAGCACTACTCGCGCTGGCGGCGGCGGACCGACATTTGGACGTTCGCGATCGCGCTGATCGTTAGCTTGCAGCTCGAAGATAAGCAATGGAGCTATCTCGGCGGTTATAGCGACGACAAAAAACTGGCGCGCCGACGCGCGCGTGCTGCCTGGATTCGCGAGAGCTTACTCGAACTCGGTCCGACGTTCATCAAAGTTGGGCAGCTGTTCTCAACGCGTGCCGACATCTTCCCGAGCGAATACGTCGACGAGTTAGCGAAGTTACAGGATCGCGTCCCGGCTTTCGAGCGCGAGCAGGCTACCACAATTGTTGCCGAGGAACTCGGCAAGCCGGTGGAAGGCTTATTTCGCAGCTTCGACCCGATGCCGCTCGCTGCAGCCAGCCTCGGACAGGTCCACCGAGCGCAGTTGCATACGGGTGAGGAGGTGGTTGTCAAGGTCCAGCGGCCCGGACTCAAGCAGCTGTTCTCGATCGACCTAGCCATCCTCAAATACATCGCACATTACTTTCAGAACCATCCGCGATGGGGAGAGGGGCGCGACTGGCTTGGCATCTACGACGAATGCTGTCGCATTCTCTGGCAAGAAGCCGACTACCTTAACGAAGGGCGCAATGCCGATACGTTTCGCCGAAACTTCCGCCGTCACTCCCACGTGCGGGTACCTCGCGTGTACTGGCGCTTCACCTCGCTGCGGGTTCTGACTCTGGAGTATGTACCCGGTATTAAGGTCAGTCATTACGACGCTCTAGAGGCAGCGGGCGTGGATCGCTCCGAAGTCGCGCGCTTGGGGGCCGAAACCTACCTGCAGCAATTACTTTATGACGGCTTCTTTCATGCCGATCCCCATCCCGGCAATCTGGCCGTGACCCCTGCTGGCGAACTCATCTTCTACGACTTCGGGATGATGGGGCGTATCGAAGCGAACGTGCGCGAGCAGCTAATGGATACCCTCTTCGGGATTGCCGAGCGCAACGCCAACCGCGTCATCGACTCTTTAGTCGAGCTGGGCGCGATCGAGCCGGCTGAAGACATGGGTCCCGTTCGACGATCGGTGCAGTACATGCTCGATCACTTTATGGACGAGCCATTTGAGGAGCAGTCCGTGGCTGCTATCAGCGAGGATCTGTACGAAATTGCTTACAACCAACCTTTTCGCTTCCCAGCAACCTTTACCTTCGTGATGCGAGCTTTTTCTACGCTTGAGGGCGTCGGTAAAGGGCTCGATCCGCATTTTAACTTTATGGAAGTCGCGCAACCTTTTGCACTAGAGCTTATGACTACTGGAAACGGCAACAACGGCAACACCATTCTCGATGAGCTTGGACGGCAAGCTGCTCAGGTGAGTTCGACCGCCCTCGGTTTGCCCCGTCGTCTGGAAGAAGCGATCGACAAGCTCGAGCGGGGCGACCTGCGCGTGCGGGTGCGCTCGATTGAAACCGAGCGTATCCTGCGCCGGATTAGCGGGGTCCAATTAGGCACGCATTACGCAATCCTGATTGCGGCATTTGCCCTGTCCGCGACGATTCTCATTGTCCACGAGCAGATTCTGCTTGCGCTCATCGTTGTCGGTGCCGCGGCTGCAATCGGGTTTAGCTACATTCGCTTGCTCAAGCGACTCGACCGTTGGGATCGCATGCCGTAG
- a CDS encoding DUF6825 family protein — protein sequence MTNPTHRAFYIGRALAEMMFEQVERTVTEALSELGKFDAEQRERLRQFSADVLARADRVAGSTIAENDPMGSGTPMAANTPADTQAAIDDLRASIASARAELNAYKVQKSKG from the coding sequence ATGACCAATCCCACCCATCGCGCCTTCTATATCGGTCGTGCTTTGGCTGAGATGATGTTCGAGCAGGTCGAGCGCACCGTCACGGAAGCGCTCAGCGAACTCGGGAAGTTCGACGCCGAGCAGCGCGAACGTTTACGGCAGTTTAGTGCCGACGTGCTCGCCCGTGCCGATCGCGTTGCCGGCAGCACGATTGCCGAAAACGATCCTATGGGAAGCGGGACTCCTATGGCTGCTAATACCCCAGCCGATACGCAAGCCGCGATCGACGACCTGCGTGCTTCGATTGCCAGCGCGCGTGCCGAGCTCAATGCTTACAAAGTCCAGAAATCCAAGGGGTAA